One segment of Chthonomonas sp. DNA contains the following:
- a CDS encoding ABC transporter ATP-binding protein gives MSLLDIQNLCVDYVNGSQVMRAVNDVSLSVEAGECVAVVGESGSGKTTLIRAILGLQPITSGTIDIQGAQVRGVSPRQAARVGVVWQDPYASLDPRWTVRRSMLEPSSVTGTPIDVDTLITSVGLSAEMADRYPHQLSGGQRQRVAIGRAISLKPPLVLCDEPTAALDLSVQAQILNLLKDQQQELGCAYLYISHDLVTVRYLAQRVFVMKAGVVVESGDVQDVFERPQHPYTQELLTSAPRLELA, from the coding sequence TACGTAAACGGTTCGCAAGTCATGCGGGCGGTGAACGACGTATCCCTGTCCGTCGAGGCTGGCGAATGCGTCGCGGTCGTGGGCGAGTCGGGCAGCGGCAAGACGACGCTGATCCGGGCGATTTTGGGGCTCCAACCGATCACCAGCGGCACGATCGACATTCAGGGAGCGCAGGTACGGGGCGTTTCGCCTAGGCAGGCCGCACGCGTCGGAGTCGTGTGGCAAGACCCTTACGCCAGCCTCGACCCGCGCTGGACGGTGAGGCGCTCAATGCTTGAGCCGTCGAGCGTCACCGGCACTCCGATTGATGTTGATACACTGATCACGAGCGTCGGACTCTCGGCCGAGATGGCAGATCGGTACCCACACCAACTGAGTGGCGGGCAGCGTCAGCGCGTGGCAATCGGACGGGCTATTTCGCTCAAGCCACCCCTCGTTCTGTGCGACGAGCCCACGGCGGCGCTTGACTTGAGCGTTCAAGCCCAAATTCTGAACTTGCTCAAGGACCAGCAGCAGGAGCTTGGGTGCGCGTATCTGTACATCTCGCACGACCTTGTGACCGTTCGGTACTTGGCCCAGCGGGTCTTCGTGATGAAGGCAGGCGTGGTGGTGGAGTCGGGCGACGTGCAGGACGTCTTCGAGAGGCCGCAGCATCCCTATACGCAGGAGCTGCTCACCTCTGCGCCCCGGCTTGAACTGGCGTGA
- a CDS encoding ABC transporter permease: MLDELRELWRFRELLLTLVERELRIRYKNSVLGFMWSLLNPLLTMGAMYVVFRYFLGNQTPSFSAYVFAAYLPYMFFQLALMDSSQSVLAALPVVKKVYFPREVLPLASVLSNFIHFLLALTVFFAFLLAVWMRHPDRTPFQPSLVYLPFLLIIHLALTTGLALFISAMNTFFEDVKYMVGVTLYIMFFFCPVMYFSEQVRYANAVPAKYSDLVYTLYHLNPVAMICTAFRKVLVAPVDPKIGDRVLPYLPLDVPLLLVASAISFLVLIGGYAVFNRMKWRFVERP, encoded by the coding sequence ATGCTGGATGAACTCAGGGAGCTTTGGCGCTTTCGTGAGTTGTTGTTGACCTTGGTCGAGCGCGAACTGCGCATCCGGTACAAGAACTCGGTTCTCGGGTTCATGTGGTCGCTCCTGAACCCACTCCTGACCATGGGAGCGATGTACGTCGTTTTTCGGTACTTTTTGGGCAACCAGACTCCGAGCTTCAGCGCGTATGTCTTCGCGGCGTACCTGCCGTATATGTTCTTCCAGTTGGCGCTCATGGACAGTTCGCAATCCGTTTTGGCAGCCTTGCCGGTCGTGAAGAAGGTCTACTTCCCCCGCGAGGTGCTACCGCTTGCGAGCGTCCTGAGCAACTTCATACACTTCTTGCTTGCGTTGACGGTGTTCTTTGCGTTCTTGCTCGCCGTTTGGATGCGGCACCCTGACCGGACGCCCTTCCAGCCCTCGCTGGTTTACTTGCCGTTCCTGCTGATCATTCACCTCGCTTTGACCACCGGCTTGGCGCTCTTCATCTCGGCGATGAACACGTTCTTCGAGGACGTGAAGTACATGGTGGGTGTGACGCTGTACATCATGTTCTTCTTTTGCCCAGTGATGTACTTCAGTGAGCAAGTCCGCTATGCAAACGCGGTCCCCGCAAAGTACTCCGATCTGGTCTACACGCTGTACCACCTGAACCCGGTGGCGATGATCTGCACCGCATTCCGCAAGGTGCTCGTCGCCCCGGTTGATCCGAAGATTGGCGATCGGGTGTTGCCATACTTGCCGCTTGACGTGCCGCTGCTGCTGGTCGCATCCGCGATCTCCTTCCTGGTCCTGATCGGTGGTTACGCCGTTTTCAACCGCATGAAGTGGAGATTCGTGGAGAGACCATGA